GCCAGCGCCAGGTGGCGCAAAATTTCTTCCGTGGCATACGCCGACGACGACATTGCATCGGATGAAAAGACCGCGAGGGCTGTCCGTTTGTTTAACCGTTCATGCTCCTGGCGCGCGGTTTCGATGGGTGAGCCGATGACCACCCGCTTCAGTTCCCCTATCATGATCTGTTCAACCTCTTAACCAAGCCGTAGCTGTAGGTCCACCATGGATCGTTCGACCCCGCTCCGTCACCCGGACAAGGCGGGATCGCGCGGCGGATCGGGCGGGACGCGCGGGTTGATCGGGCGATCGGCGCGGGCGTAGACATCCTGGCCCAGCAGCCGACGCGCCGCATCTGATGGCAAGAGGACACCGCGAATGACTCCGCCGAGTTCAAGCCACACGGGTTGACCGGCGCGCTCGACGTTCTGCGCCAGCAGCTCCCAATCAAGATCGGGTGAACTCAGCGAACCAATGCGCTCCATCCATGCCTCCCGCTCACGCATGCACCAGGAGACAGGATACCGGGGTCGATATAAAGATGGGATACGGATGTGCGTCCAACGTATAAGGATTGTATAAAGATCACGGGGACGAGTCAGTCCTGGCTGTCGGGGGGAAGGTGGAAGCGATAGCCGACTCCGACCTCGGTGCGGATATAGGTCGGTTGGGTCGGGTTGGGTTCAATTTTGCGGCGGAGCTGGGCGATAAAGACGCGCAAGGTCTGGGCATCGTCTTCATAGCCTGGTCCCCACACTTCCCGCAAAATATGGCGCTGGGTCAGCACGCGATCGGCGTTGATCACGAATAACCGCAGCAAATCATACTCCGTGGGGGTGAGATGCAGCTCTTGCCCCGCGCGCAGCACCTGACGCCGCTGAACGTCGATCGTCACATCCCCAAAGCGGACGATCGGATCGCGCGTGTGCGGCGGTAGGGTATGCCGCAGCGCGACCCGGATGCGGGCGAACAGTTCATTCATCCCAAACGGTTTTGTCAGATAATCGTCCGCCCCCAGATCTAAGGCGAGCACCTTATCGGCTTCAGCATCACGCGCAGACACGACCACAATCGGGACACGCGACCATTCACGAATGCGCCGACACACCTCAATCCCGTCGCGGTCGGGGAGGCCCAGATCGAGGATGATCACGTCCGGATGCCAGGTGGCGGCGAGGTCAAGCCCGCGTGTTGCGGTTGCTGCGGTTTCAACCTGATACCCGCGTCCATGCAGCGTGGTATGCAGGAGTCGCCGCATCTGCACCTCATCCTCAATAATCAGCACACGGGGTCCACTCATCGGTTGCTTCC
This is a stretch of genomic DNA from Herpetosiphonaceae bacterium. It encodes these proteins:
- a CDS encoding response regulator is translated as KQPMSGPRVLIIEDEVQMRRLLHTTLHGRGYQVETAATATRGLDLAATWHPDVIILDLGLPDRDGIEVCRRIREWSRVPIVVVSARDAEADKVLALDLGADDYLTKPFGMNELFARIRVALRHTLPPHTRDPIVRFGDVTIDVQRRQVLRAGQELHLTPTEYDLLRLFVINADRVLTQRHILREVWGPGYEDDAQTLRVFIAQLRRKIEPNPTQPTYIRTEVGVGYRFHLPPDSQD